CGTCGAAGTCCGGAGGCAGTGAGCCCAGGGCCAGCATGCCGCAGACCATGGACCGGATGCTCGACGCGTCGAGCCGCCCCAGCTCCAGGTGCAGGGCCCTCGCGGACACCACTTCGTGCAGGGGCTCGCTCAGCTCCTCCATGCGGTACGTGCCCAGCAGCAGCACGCCCCGCTCGACGAGCTCCTCGTACCGCAGCCGCTTCAGGAAGCCCAGCGTCAGCTCGTCCGCCCACTGCAGGTCATCGAGGATGAGCAGCAGCGATTCCTCCTCGCTGAAGGCGAAGAGGACCTCCTGGAGGGAAGTGAAGATGCGCGAGCGCTCGGCCTCGTTGTTGGCCAGGGGAGGAGGTGGGGGCCGCTCGCGCAGGCCGGGAAGCGAGTCCAGGGAGGGCTCGAAGGGGACCAGCACCTTGCCCCACCGCCCGAGTATCCGCTCCGTTTCCGCCTCCCCCCAGGCACGGCACCGGTCCGCCACCAGGGTCAGCAGCGGGCGGAAGGGGTGGAGCGGCGAGGCCCGCGTCGTGGCATCCACCTGCGTGCCCGAGAGTCCGAGCGGAATGCACTCGCCGGTCACCACCGTCAGCTCGCTGAAGACGGCCTCACGGGCGAGCTCCATGGCCAGCCGCGTCTTGCCCACGCCACTGCCACCACCGATGAAGACGCGGTCACCCTGGCCCTGGCTCAGCGAGTCGAGCCTGGCGCGGAGGCTCCGCACCGCGTCCTCCCGCCCCGTGAAGAAAGACCGGTAGAGGTAGGGCCGGGGCTTGGGCAGCCGCGCCGGTTGCACCGCCTCCACCCCCAGCTCCGCGAGCACCCGGTCGACATCCTCGGCGTAGCCCAGCCGATCCTGGGGCCGCTTCTCCAGCAGCTTGAGGATGAGCCACTCCAGCCGCTCCGGGAGTGGCTCGTCGAGGAGCATGGAGGGGGGAGTGGGCGGTTGCCGGAGATGGCGCTTGCGGACGGCTCCGCTCGTGCCGCCCCCGAAAGGAGGGAAACCGGTCACGCACTCATACAGGATGCACCCGAGCGAATAGAGGTCGGCACGGGCGTCCACCAGATCGCCCTGGATCTGCTCGGGCGACATGTAGAGGAGAGTGCCCAGCCTGGCGTCATCCACCTGGAGCAGCTCCCGCCCGTAGGCGCCACTGAAGGCCGCCGCTACCCCCAGGTCTCCGAGCACCACCGTCCCGTCCTCGCGGACGAAGACGTTGCCGGGCTTGAGGTCGCGGTGGACCAGACCGCAGCCATGCAGGTAGGCCAGCGGCGAGCACAAGCTCCGCACGAGCTTCAGCAGAGGGAGCACGGGCAGCTTCACCGGGGAAGCGGCATCACGCGGAGGCCCCTCGACATGCCAGTACCGATCGATGAGCTGCTGGAGCGTGCGGCCCTTCACCAGCTCCATCGCATACCAGGGCAGTCCACCGGAGATGCCACTGTCGAGGATCCGGACCACACCGGGGTGCTGGATACGGCCGAGCACCCGTACCTCCCAGCGGAGATTGGACGACAGGGATTCGCGCGCCACCCGGACCGTCTTCAGCGCGACGAGCTCATCCCGGTCCCGATGGTGTCCCAGATAGACGACGCCCATTCCCCCGCGCCCGAGAACCCCCTGTAGCTGGTAGGGACCCAAGGCCTGGGGCATGAAGGGCCCGCTCTCCAGCAAGGATTGTTCGTGGTCCACGGCTCCGCTCCTGCCAGCGCCTGCGTGCCTGTCCGGTCCCGCTCGCTACGACACCACTCGGGTCCTCCCTCATGAATGAGGAGCGAGCACCGGATGTGACAAGGCAGACCGTGGGATATGGCAGGCGCCGGGGCGAAGGGGTGCTGTATCCATCCCCCCTGGAGATCCTCCGTCAGCCCGGTGACCGGAAGACCTGGTCCTCGCTCACTCCTCCCCTACCCGCTGCTCGAGCTCCTGCTCCAGGCGCAGGAAGCAGCGCTCCCGCAACACCGCGCGCCGGAGCTCATCCTCGCCGCCAAAACCCACGCCGCGTGCGTACCGCGCGAGCTGGGAGGGTACGGGCCGACCGAGCCGCTCCATGAAGTACCAGCGCCACAGAGCCGCCTCCTCGAGCCCGGCCTCCTCGAGCCCGGGGTGCTCCAGACCGGAGCGGGAAAGCGTCCGCGCCTTGCGACAGGCACGGTCCAGCAGCGGCCCGTAGATACCGAGCGAGCGCAGGTGATCCGGCAGGCACCGCTCCACCTCCGTGGCGTGCAGCAGCTCCGTCTGGCGTACCCACGTCTCATCCCGGAAGAACCGCAACGGCTCGGCGATGCGCTGCGCCACCAGCCACTCCTCGAACTGAGGCAGCTCGCCCAGTCCGTGCTCGCGACGGAATGCCTCACAGACCCGCCGCATCGCCTCCAGTTCGACCTCACCGCCCCGCTGCCGGGCCTCTTCCAGGGCCAGGGCACGCGCCAGGGCTCCGGCCCGCACCCGGGGAAGAAGGCCGCCGACCCGCAGCTCCTCGAGCAACGCCTCCCGCGGGAGCGGCTCGCCCTCCTCACGGCTGCCCGACTCGAGCCGCCCGGCGCATCGGCGAGCTTCCGCCCACGCGTCCGTCTGGGCGAGCGTGTACGAGACCTGCTTGGGTTCGGGGTGGGCCGCCAGGTACTCGCGCATCTGGCGGAGCATGGCCAGCGCGTCCGCGCGCTTCTGATCGACCCATCCCCGTGGCAGCCACTCCCGCAGCCGCCGCAGAGGCTCGGGCGGCAAGCCCGCGTCCTCGGCCCGCCCGAGCAGGGCCGGCCAGCTCCGCTCCGGGTAGTAGAGTTCCTTGGCGAGCTGCTCCAGCGCCTCGCGTACCAGCACGTCCACCACGCCTTCGCGCTCGGCGCGCGCCAGGGAGGCCCGGATGTTGACCAGGGCCTCCGACAACGGGCGGAAGCCGTCCTCGGCGGGCGCGTGCGCCATGGCCACCTCGTCGTCATCCGTCAGCTCGCCGCGCTGGAATGCCTCGAAGATGACCCCCACGCCCTCCATGCCGAACGAGGCCAGCTCCGCCGCTCGCAGCGCCCCCATGCTCGCGCTTCCGAAGACGGGGATGCCCTCGGCCATGGCCCAGAGGATCTCCTTGTGCCAGACAGAGGGAACACCATCGAAGTAGCCGTCGATGAGACCGATGGCCGCTGGCCGTTCGAGCGCGGCCCGGTAGACATCCCCCTGGGCCGCGGGCGGAAGGAACACGGCCTCCAGCTCGCGTCTCCCCTCCCGCGCGGGCAGCGTGGGTCCCACGAAGACGTAGATCATCGGCTGCGCTCCTTCAGCATCTCGCGGCCCCGGCGTCCCGGGACGTAGCCGGGCGCGTCGTGGAGCGCCTCCAGACCGGGCACCACCACCCGCACCACGGGGATGCGGAACTCGGGCCGGGACAGGTCCACCACCACCACCTGGTGCAGCCCCACCGCCGCCAGCCGCTCCAGCTCCCACGCCACGTCCTCCTCGAAGGAGCGCCCCGCGAAGGAGGGCACGTCCTGGAAGGGCCGGACCGGCGGCTCCCGGTGCATCCGCTCCACCTGGTGGCGCCAGACGGCCGGGTCCCGGAAGGCGTCGTAACAGCGGGTGACCCCCATGTCGTCGCGAGCACCGGAGATGAGCGTGAGCCGCACCTGGGCCGCTTCGGTGAGCGCGCGCAGCAGGGCGATTTCCCGCGCGGGATGACAGCCCGCCCCCGTCGTGGGAGCGCGGAACCGGAGCGGCTCCGGCGAGCGTTCGGCGAGAAGACAGTAGAAGGACGCCAGCCCCACGTCGGTGGTCGTCTCCCAGACGGCCACCTCCATCCCGGCCCGCTCGAAGCGCTCCAGCACCTGGAGGCAGACCGGGTCATCCACCGTGCTCAAATCCAATCGCGTCGGGTGTTGCGACTCCTCGCTCCGCAGGTGCCACAGCGTGGTGGCATCCCGCTCCACCACCTCACAGAGGCCGTGGCTGATGGCCTCCAGCGGATGGTTTCCAGAGGCCAGTCCATTGGAGCTCATGAGGAACGCGCCACTGCCTTCGGGCAGCGGGAGGGTGAAGTCCGTGTGGACCAACTCGAAAGGCAACCACAGGGGAGAGCCGTCCCGAAGGTCACGCCCCTCGACCCATAACAGCCGCATCGCCGGGTGGAAGGAGTTGACCGACAGGCGCGGAAGCGCGCCCACCTCCACCACCGGGTGGCTCGCCCGCAGCTCGTCGTAGCTGGCGCGCCGCAGCGGCAGGTCGATGTGCTCGGCGTGGTAGGACTCCACCGCCTCCATCAGCCCGGAGGCTCGCGCCGCGGTCAGGTCCATCCCCTTGCCCTGCGACGCCGACAGCGAGCGCGCGTTGGGCCGGTACACCGCCACGACCGGGAGGCCTATCCAATCCAGGCCGGTGAGATTGGCGATGCGAGTGATACCCATGTCCCGCATGAGCGGGCACACCCTCCGCAGCGTCTCCTCGGGAGGAATCAGCCGGTGCGTCCCCATGCGGTAGGACTTGGGAGCCAACGTCTCCGTGGTCCCCCCCGGCTCGACGACTGTCGAAGTCCACACCATGCGCACCCCCGGAGGTCGTGGGGAATGAGTGGGGGCCGGGCCCGGGTGTGACAAGGGAGCCCAGCGGGCATGACAGGCGCCAGGGCAGGCCGGTCGGAGACGGCGCACACGAGGACAGCTGGCGGGGTGATGGACGTGTCGGAGAACCGACAGGGCTGACCGTCAAACCCCCACCGGAAGATGATGGTCGGCCAGCACGCGCTCCACATAGTCGCGGACCCGGCTGGGGCGCAGTGCCATGGCCTCCATGGCGGGTCTCGGATTGACCGGGCCGCCGAGCGCGACATGGAGCATCAGTGCCGCCAAGGAGCGCTGGAGCGGATCGGTGGCACCGTCGAGCTGCTCGCGGAGCGCCTGCTCGGGAATATGCTCCAGCGTCCACCGACGACCGCTCCGCTCCTCGAAGAGGCGGACCACATCGAGTTGGCCGAGCGCCTCCTCCCCCCCGAGCTGGAGGACCGCATTCCAGGCCCGCGGACTCTCCAGCGCGGCGGCGGCGAAACGAGCCACATCCTCGAAGGAGATCCAGTTCAGCCCGCCACGCCCCGTCCCACAGAGGCGCGCATGGGCCTTCAGGAAATCGAAGCCCAGGGCAGGGCTCAACCAGACCTCGGTGAAATAGGTGGGCTGGAGGATGGTGTAGCGAGGAATCCCGCTCCGCATCAGCGACTGCTCCACCGCGCGCTTGGCCTGCTGGAGGGGGGAGTCCACTTCCATGGGCGCGAAAGAGACGAAGACGAAGTGTTCCACTCCCGCGCGCCTCGCGGCCTCCACGAGAGCCAACTGGCCCTCCAGATCCACCGCTTGAATCGAGTCCCCCGCTTGCCTCGAGACCGTGGAGGTAGCCGTCGAGATGATCGCCCGGGCGCCCTCGCAGACCCCATCGAGCGAGGACCGGGCCTTCAAGTCCCCCTGTCGCAACTCCACTCCCGCCTCTTCGAGGCGCTCGACCCGGCTCGGCTCCGAGGTCGGTCGGACCATGGCCCTCACCGGTAGGCCCGACGCCCGCAGGTGCTTGCAGATCGCCCCTCCCAGCAACCCCGTGGCGCCTACGACGGCCGTGACGTGCTTCATGGCCTCCAACCTCCGTTGACGGAAAGCCCCCAGGCAAAGAGTAGGGAGTCCATGAATGTGATGCCCGGAAGCCGGCCGCCCGCCGAGGGCTTGTCTCCTGGATCTCAGGCCACGGTGACGGCGGCCGGCTGGCGCCGCAGCAGCGTGGCAGACGCCGTGGCGAGGGCGGCCGTGGCCACCAGCGCGAGGCTCGCGAGCCCCACCGCGTCCCACCGGGTGATGGGCAGGCCCCGGAGCGCCTGGGCCGCGAGCACCAGGGTCACTCCGACGTAGGCGACCCCCGCGGCGCGGACGGCGGCCAGCCGCTGCGTCTCGGAGAGGTTGCGCCGGCGCGCGAGCAGCACCACGAGGAGCGGAAGGACCTGCATGCCGTGCAGCCCGAGGAAGTGCGCCGGCCGCATGTCCCCCGCCACCGTGCTCCACCCCACCAGGGGCAGCCCCGGGCCGCCGTCCGCCGCGCCGAACGTGTGCGAGCCCGCCTCGACCACCCGCTGCCCGGCCTTCATGGCCTCGAGCTGCGCCGCGTTCGGGTTCGTCATGAAGAACCCGAGCCCGCAGCCAATCACCGCCACGATGAACCCGATGCGCAGCGCCGACGCGAGCGGGCGCTCCGCCAGCCGCGCACGCAGCAGGGCGATCGCGAGGACGATCATCGTCACCCAGAGCACCGTGATGGTGACGCCCATGGTGCTGAAGATGAAGGCGTCGAAGGGCGTGGCGATGTTGAAGTGGCTGCGCACCCCGCGCGCCGCCTGGAGGGTGATGCCCACCATCTCGAGGACGCCGGCCGCCGCGAGGATGCCGCCCGAGATCCGGACGAGCCGCCTCCGCTCGGAGAGGAAGGATAGGAAGTACAGCACCGTGGCGTTGTACGCGACCAGCGACACGTAGAACTTCGTCGGCTTGAGCCACACGGGCTCGCCCACCAGGAGCCTCGGGTCGAGGACGAGGCCCAGCGTGGTGAACACGGCGCCGAGGGCCATGACCACGGTGGCCAGAGCGAGGGCCGGAGAGAGGGACCAGGCCCGGTTCCAGAGCGAGCGCGCGGACAGTGCGGAAGTGGTGGCGGACATCAGCGGACTCCTTCGGTGGCGACGGGAGTGGAGGACACGGGAAGCGGGGCGACGGCGGGCAGGAAGCGCCGGGTGACGAGGCGGACGGCCGCGTAGGCGAGATAGCCGGTGGGGCCGAGCATGAAGGTCAGGAAGAGGCAGGGCACGACGAGCAGGTGGGGGATGCCGCGGCGCTGGGAATCGGCCAGCACCACCCGGCCCACCAGGAAGTCGAACGCGAGGTAGTGGATCCACCCCGCGAGCAGCATGCCGGGGCGCTGGAGCGCGGCGCCGATGTGCTCCAGCGTGTCGAACTGGCCGAGCAGGCCCGGCAGGTGCGGCGCCACCAGCGCCAGGTAGACGGCGCCAATCACCAGGGGGATGGCGTCGCTCTCCAGCACCCACCGCGTCACGCGCGCCCGGGGCGCCAGCACCATCGCCAGCCAGCCCAGCAGCACCGGCACGTTCAGGATCTTCAGTATCAGCTCGCCGTCCATGGCTCCTCCTGCGGTTCACCCGCCCTCATGTTTCCAATGTAAACACCACATGTATCCACTGTCAACATGAACGGCCGGAAGGGCCCGGGGAATGTCAGACCGTCCTCGTAAAACACCTCTCACACGACGACGAAAGAGGTCGTCTGTCCCAGGGAAGGAACCAATCCATGATGAAGATGCGTGAGCTCCTGACGGGAGCACTGGCGGGTATTGCCCTGACGCTGGCGGGGTGCGCTCCAGAGGAAGCGAAGACGCCCTCCGGCGATGGACTGATGAGCGTGGCGGTGCGAGGCCTGTCCGCGGGACAGATCACCCAGATGATCCTCACCGCGCAGCCGGCCAACGTCTCCAAGTCGCTCATCCTCGACCCGAACACGGGCGTCTTCGGAGGCCTGCTGGTGCTGCCCTCGGGCACCCATACCCTGACGGCCACGGGCTACGGCGTGGACCCCACCGTCGTGGTGGCGTCTGGCACCGGCACGGTGACCGTCACGCCCAACACCACGACCCCGGTCGCCCTGCGCATCTACGACCAGACGGCCATGCAGGGGCAGCAGGACATCGCGCCCATGCTCCGCTCGATGTCGGCGTCCAAGGCGGACCTGGTGGTCAACGAGCCCATCACCGTCTCGGTGGACGCGGTGGACCTGGATGGAGACGCGCTGGCATACGCCTGGACGAGCGACTGCCCGTCCGGCTCCTTCGCGGACCCGTCCGCCGCCATCACCACCTGGAAGAGCAGCGCTCCGGCCTCCTGCACCCTCCAGGTGAGCGTGACATCCCGGGACATCACCCTCCACGAGACCGTGCCCGTGCTGGTCTACTCGGCTCCGGGCGGAGGTGGTGAGGGCGGTGTCCAGGTGGCCGGCGAATACGTCCCCCGTCCCCACGTCGACTCCCTGTACATGAGAGGGCCGGGCGTCTATCAGAGCGTGAGTCGCGGGGACTATCTGGCCAACTTCGTGCCCGCGTCCGCGGGCCAGCAGTACACCCTCGAATTGAGCGTGGGCTTCGACACGTACTTCGGCACGTTCGACGCGGGAGTCCAGACCGACTGCGGCACCCTGGTGAAGCAGTACGACTCCTGCGGAAGCGGGGGCTACTGCTACGTCACCTACCTCTGGACGGCACCCGCCGCGGGCTCCGCGTGCAAGCTGACCGCGACCGCCGCCAACGGCAGCCTCGTCGACAGGTTCTCCGCTGGAATCTTCGTGAAGTAGGCGCTCGATGCGGCCGGGTGGGCCTCGGGAGACCGGGGCTCACTTGGCGTCCCGGCCCGGGCATGGGAATGGGACTCCAGGTGTTCCCGGGGGGTGCGCTGACGGATTTCGAACGTTCGCGTGCGCATTCCCCGCCATGACGCGGAGCGGCACCTGCCTATCCTCGGTGCCCTCTCCCCTGTCGTTGCCAGAACACCCACCCACCGCCGAGGTCCGAATGTCGTCGACCGTCTACGAAGCTCCGGGTCAGAAGGGCAGCAAGGTGCAGTACCTCCCCCGCTACGGGAACTACATCGGCGGGGAGTTCGTGCCCCCCGTGAAGGGGCAATACTTCGAGAACATCACCCCGGTGACGGGCAAGCCGTTCTGTGAGGTCCCGCGCTCCACCGCCGAGGACGTCGAGAAGGCGCTCGACGCCGCCCACAAGGCCAAGGCCGCCTGGGGCCGCACCTCGCCCACCGCGCGCGCGGACATCCTCAATAAAATCGCCGACCGGATGCAGGCCAACCTGGAGATGCTCGCCGTCTCCGAGACGTGGGACAACGGCAAGCCCATCCGCGAGACGCTCGCCGCGGACCTGCCCCTGGCCATCGACCACTTCCGCTACTTCGCCGGCTGCCTGCGCGCCCAGGAGGGAAGCCTCTCGGAGCTCGACGAGCACACCGTCGCGTACCACTTCCACGAGCCGCTGGGCGTGGTGGCGCAGATCATTCCCTGGAACTTCCCGCTGCTGATGGCGGCGTGGAAGCTGGCCCCCGCCCTGGCCGCCGGCAACTGCGTGGTGCTCAAGCCCGCCGAGCAGACGCCCGTCACCATCCTCAAGTTCGCGGAGCTGGTGGGCGACCTGCTGCCCCCCGGCGTGCTGAACATCGTCAACGGCTTCGGCATCGAGGCCGGCAAGCCCCTGGCCAGCAACAAGCGCGTGGCCAAGGTGGCCTTCACCGGTGAGACGACCACGGGCCGCCTCATCATGCAGTACGCCTCGGAGAACCTCATCCCCGTGACGCTGGAGCTGGGCGGCAAGTCGCCCAACATCTTCTTCGCGGACGTGTTCGCGCAGAACGATGACTTCGCGCAGAAGTCGCTCGAGGGCTTCGCCATGTTCGCCCTCAACCAGGGCGAGGTGTGCACCTGCCCCTCGCGCGCCCTCGTGCAGGAGCGCTTCTACGAGGAGTTCATGCAGAAGGCCATCGAGCGCACCA
This is a stretch of genomic DNA from Archangium violaceum. It encodes these proteins:
- a CDS encoding TfuA-like protein — encoded protein: MIYVFVGPTLPAREGRRELEAVFLPPAAQGDVYRAALERPAAIGLIDGYFDGVPSVWHKEILWAMAEGIPVFGSASMGALRAAELASFGMEGVGVIFEAFQRGELTDDDEVAMAHAPAEDGFRPLSEALVNIRASLARAEREGVVDVLVREALEQLAKELYYPERSWPALLGRAEDAGLPPEPLRRLREWLPRGWVDQKRADALAMLRQMREYLAAHPEPKQVSYTLAQTDAWAEARRCAGRLESGSREEGEPLPREALLEELRVGGLLPRVRAGALARALALEEARQRGGEVELEAMRRVCEAFRREHGLGELPQFEEWLVAQRIAEPLRFFRDETWVRQTELLHATEVERCLPDHLRSLGIYGPLLDRACRKARTLSRSGLEHPGLEEAGLEEAALWRWYFMERLGRPVPSQLARYARGVGFGGEDELRRAVLRERCFLRLEQELEQRVGEE
- a CDS encoding YcaO-like family protein — translated: MVWTSTVVEPGGTTETLAPKSYRMGTHRLIPPEETLRRVCPLMRDMGITRIANLTGLDWIGLPVVAVYRPNARSLSASQGKGMDLTAARASGLMEAVESYHAEHIDLPLRRASYDELRASHPVVEVGALPRLSVNSFHPAMRLLWVEGRDLRDGSPLWLPFELVHTDFTLPLPEGSGAFLMSSNGLASGNHPLEAISHGLCEVVERDATTLWHLRSEESQHPTRLDLSTVDDPVCLQVLERFERAGMEVAVWETTTDVGLASFYCLLAERSPEPLRFRAPTTGAGCHPAREIALLRALTEAAQVRLTLISGARDDMGVTRCYDAFRDPAVWRHQVERMHREPPVRPFQDVPSFAGRSFEEDVAWELERLAAVGLHQVVVVDLSRPEFRIPVVRVVVPGLEALHDAPGYVPGRRGREMLKERSR
- a CDS encoding SDR family oxidoreductase, whose product is MKHVTAVVGATGLLGGAICKHLRASGLPVRAMVRPTSEPSRVERLEEAGVELRQGDLKARSSLDGVCEGARAIISTATSTVSRQAGDSIQAVDLEGQLALVEAARRAGVEHFVFVSFAPMEVDSPLQQAKRAVEQSLMRSGIPRYTILQPTYFTEVWLSPALGFDFLKAHARLCGTGRGGLNWISFEDVARFAAAALESPRAWNAVLQLGGEEALGQLDVVRLFEERSGRRWTLEHIPEQALREQLDGATDPLQRSLAALMLHVALGGPVNPRPAMEAMALRPSRVRDYVERVLADHHLPVGV
- a CDS encoding ABA4-like family protein; the encoded protein is MDGELILKILNVPVLLGWLAMVLAPRARVTRWVLESDAIPLVIGAVYLALVAPHLPGLLGQFDTLEHIGAALQRPGMLLAGWIHYLAFDFLVGRVVLADSQRRGIPHLLVVPCLFLTFMLGPTGYLAYAAVRLVTRRFLPAVAPLPVSSTPVATEGVR
- the adh gene encoding aldehyde dehydrogenase; the protein is MSSTVYEAPGQKGSKVQYLPRYGNYIGGEFVPPVKGQYFENITPVTGKPFCEVPRSTAEDVEKALDAAHKAKAAWGRTSPTARADILNKIADRMQANLEMLAVSETWDNGKPIRETLAADLPLAIDHFRYFAGCLRAQEGSLSELDEHTVAYHFHEPLGVVAQIIPWNFPLLMAAWKLAPALAAGNCVVLKPAEQTPVTILKFAELVGDLLPPGVLNIVNGFGIEAGKPLASNKRVAKVAFTGETTTGRLIMQYASENLIPVTLELGGKSPNIFFADVFAQNDDFAQKSLEGFAMFALNQGEVCTCPSRALVQERFYEEFMQKAIERTRRIVQGNPLDTSTMIGAQASNDQLEKILSYIDIGKQEGAKVLTGGRRANLSGALAEGYYVEPTIFEGHNKMRIFQEEIFGPVVSVTKFKDAEDALAMANETLYGLGAGVWSRDTHTAYRMGRGIQAGRVWVNCYHLYPAHAAFGGYKQSGIGRETHKMMLSHYQQTKNMLVSYDPKPMGFF